From Candidatus Poribacteria bacterium, one genomic window encodes:
- a CDS encoding CRTAC1 family protein has product MRSYLPFLFLIYALLGSSIADSVTFVEVAEESGIRFTHTDGKSGKRLFNEQYGSGGGFFDYDNDGDLDIYLINARPQEEQVDAALPTNVLYRNNGDGSFTDVTRVAGVGDTGYGVGATTGDYDNDGDIDIYLTNFGPNILYRNNADGTFTDIAVSAQVADEGWGTSCAFADFDNDGFLELYVTNYAKYTPDADKPCSRHDISVYCGPSSYPPQPDLFYHNNGDGTFTDLTKQSGLLRVPAAHGLGVAVGDSDNDGDADIYVANDQDFNFLFQNRGDGTFEEIGLLSGVSCSDMGEAEAGMGVAFADYDNDGRLDITVSNFQNETNTLYHNEGDNFFIDATIPAGVAEHTHRYLGWGIGFFDYDNDGYKDIFVANGHTMDNIAEVDRSTTTPQQNLLFRNLGDGRFTDVTAQMGEGFALLKTSRAAAFGDYDNDGDIDILVTNWNQTADLLRNEGGNRNNWIQVKAIGTKSNRSAIGARIKVVAGELTQYAEVKSSGSYLAFSDFRVHFGLKDAENIDLLEIHWGSGVIDTATNLSVNQRFIAVEGEEIISE; this is encoded by the coding sequence ATGAGGTCCTATCTCCCTTTCCTTTTCCTGATATATGCCCTTCTCGGATCGTCTATAGCGGATTCTGTCACCTTCGTTGAAGTCGCTGAAGAATCTGGGATTCGCTTTACACACACTGACGGTAAGAGCGGCAAACGCCTCTTTAATGAGCAATACGGATCGGGCGGTGGTTTCTTCGATTACGATAACGACGGAGATCTCGACATTTATCTTATCAATGCCCGTCCACAGGAGGAGCAGGTGGACGCTGCACTACCTACGAACGTCCTCTACCGCAACAATGGTGATGGCTCATTTACAGATGTCACCCGTGTCGCTGGTGTGGGGGACACCGGTTACGGGGTCGGTGCAACCACCGGCGATTATGATAATGACGGCGACATAGACATCTATCTAACGAACTTTGGACCCAATATCCTCTATAGGAACAATGCAGATGGCACCTTTACCGATATCGCAGTGTCTGCACAGGTCGCTGATGAAGGATGGGGGACGAGCTGCGCCTTTGCTGATTTTGATAACGATGGGTTTCTTGAACTCTATGTGACCAATTATGCGAAATACACCCCTGATGCAGATAAACCGTGCTCTCGCCACGACATCTCTGTTTATTGTGGTCCGAGTTCCTATCCGCCTCAGCCAGACCTTTTTTATCATAACAATGGAGATGGCACTTTTACGGATTTAACGAAACAAAGTGGCTTGTTGCGCGTGCCTGCCGCACACGGTCTCGGTGTTGCCGTTGGAGACAGCGATAACGATGGTGATGCTGACATCTACGTCGCCAACGATCAAGATTTCAATTTTCTCTTTCAAAACCGCGGCGACGGCACCTTTGAAGAAATTGGATTGCTTTCTGGTGTTAGCTGCAGTGATATGGGAGAAGCGGAAGCGGGGATGGGGGTTGCCTTTGCAGACTATGACAACGATGGTAGATTGGATATTACGGTGAGCAACTTTCAGAACGAGACGAATACCCTCTATCACAATGAAGGGGACAACTTTTTCATTGATGCCACGATTCCTGCAGGTGTCGCTGAACACACACATCGCTATCTCGGTTGGGGTATCGGCTTTTTTGATTACGATAACGACGGTTACAAAGATATATTCGTCGCGAACGGACATACAATGGACAATATCGCCGAGGTCGATCGGTCTACGACGACACCACAGCAGAATCTACTTTTTCGGAATTTAGGCGATGGTCGCTTTACGGATGTCACAGCACAGATGGGAGAGGGCTTCGCACTGCTTAAGACAAGCCGCGCCGCTGCTTTTGGCGACTATGACAACGATGGCGACATCGATATCCTCGTCACAAATTGGAACCAAACCGCTGACCTTCTGAGGAACGAGGGTGGAAACCGAAATAACTGGATACAGGTGAAAGCGATCGGCACAAAAAGCAATCGTTCCGCTATTGGCGCGCGCATCAAGGTTGTTGCCGGTGAACTCACACAATACGCAGAGGTGAAGAGCAGTGGGAGTTATCTCGCATTCAGCGACTTTCGCGTTCACTTCGGACTGAAAGACGCTGAAAATATTGATTTGTTGGAAATTCATTGGGGCAGTGGAGTTATCGATACTGCGACTAACCTTTCAGTAAACCAACGATTTATCGCAGTTGAGGGGGAAGAGATTATTTCTGAATAA
- a CDS encoding tetratricopeptide repeat protein gives MITQGSVRYNSIYVYIGIVGSLLVLYFTVSLTAQQTDDEQSAHYARGMRAMQLGLYDEAVDAFQRVLQLNPQNAEAHCELGAVYRLKEKTNDSIDAYLRALELPASPQTHGVAHLCLARIYHSQGRFMDAEKHGQYAVDLLPEIAEPFFRLADTYVQRGKLALAQQAYQRALALDANLAPVYQGLGKIAFLQSKLAEAVQYYRKALILAPYHAESYYNLALVYRRLGQNSVEGVSNPDALQNLAEAKNLMTSFQRVKTYNEQTNRYRRLLLEQPTALEPRMKLAEAHIEIGNREEAIRAYQIATALHPKTLPLYHNLGGLYMQAGQLTEAIAAFQQVLQLNDTDAEAYLHLGWLHARQRKFTDAQTYLQTAIQQNKDLIPAYYGLAEVYAQQHLLTDAIAVYQQLTAIRPDNAKAWVRLGVLQLKQQQISEAISAFTQAIAVDGNSADAHNNLAWLYATQGEKLERAVELAERAVELDANAARLDTLAYAYYRHGAYTKAKQAILRAIDLEPNNTAYKKRLNEIRQTMEDAKK, from the coding sequence GGATGCGTGCAATGCAATTGGGACTTTACGATGAAGCAGTCGATGCCTTTCAGCGCGTTTTACAATTGAACCCACAAAATGCCGAAGCGCACTGTGAACTGGGAGCAGTCTATAGGCTCAAGGAAAAAACCAACGATTCCATTGACGCATATCTCCGCGCTTTGGAATTACCCGCGTCACCACAAACACATGGAGTCGCCCATCTCTGTTTGGCGAGAATTTACCATTCACAAGGCAGGTTCATGGACGCTGAGAAGCATGGACAATATGCCGTTGACCTGCTCCCTGAAATTGCCGAACCCTTCTTCCGACTTGCGGATACGTATGTCCAGAGAGGAAAGTTGGCGTTGGCACAGCAAGCGTATCAACGAGCACTTGCACTGGATGCCAATCTCGCGCCAGTCTATCAAGGATTGGGTAAAATTGCCTTTCTACAGAGTAAGTTAGCGGAAGCCGTACAGTATTACCGAAAAGCCCTTATCCTCGCACCCTATCATGCTGAGAGCTATTACAATCTTGCACTTGTTTATCGACGTTTGGGACAAAATTCCGTAGAAGGGGTTTCTAACCCCGATGCCTTACAGAATCTCGCGGAAGCAAAGAACCTGATGACATCTTTCCAACGGGTGAAAACCTATAATGAACAGACAAATCGGTATCGCAGACTTTTACTGGAACAACCAACTGCGCTTGAACCACGTATGAAGCTGGCTGAAGCACATATTGAGATTGGAAACCGTGAGGAGGCGATTCGTGCCTATCAGATCGCAACTGCATTGCATCCCAAAACGCTTCCGCTCTACCACAATTTGGGTGGACTTTACATGCAGGCGGGGCAGTTGACGGAAGCAATCGCAGCTTTTCAACAGGTGCTTCAACTCAACGATACTGACGCTGAGGCGTACCTTCACCTCGGTTGGCTCCACGCTCGTCAACGCAAATTCACCGATGCACAGACTTACCTCCAAACCGCAATTCAACAGAATAAAGATTTAATCCCTGCTTACTATGGACTCGCAGAAGTCTACGCACAACAGCACCTGTTGACCGACGCAATTGCCGTTTACCAGCAATTGACAGCCATCCGTCCAGATAACGCAAAGGCGTGGGTGCGGCTGGGTGTACTTCAACTCAAACAGCAACAGATTTCGGAGGCTATTTCCGCCTTTACACAAGCGATTGCTGTGGATGGAAATTCCGCTGATGCGCATAACAATCTCGCGTGGCTTTATGCAACGCAGGGTGAAAAACTGGAACGCGCCGTTGAATTGGCGGAACGCGCCGTTGAATTGGATGCGAATGCCGCCCGCTTGGATACCCTTGCCTACGCATACTATCGCCACGGTGCATATACAAAAGCCAAGCAAGCTATCTTACGCGCAATCGACTTAGAACCGAACAATACTGCCTACAAAAAGCGTTTGAATGAGATTCGACAAACGATGGAGGATGCGAAAAAGTAA
- a CDS encoding LamG domain-containing protein, with product MKQMCLFFILALMVFSANSYAELEDGLVSVWNFDDGSANDSIGSNDGEFMNGASTADGRHGMALNLDNPENPATGENTGQYVEIPSAASLEKEDGVFSVSLWVNVREGGGRDHAGMFFKGDKVGWGDHFMVRMCTTSDTNMTWGSCWEGSEGWFATNDVYAVDEWVHVAYVVNGTEATAYVTSSVTDGTVVPPSGQSNPRSIETPLRTFPERPVEIGVGRQVGGNAGNDFWLDGMIDEVYFWERALSEDEVKELADGATVGATVDVEAQGKLATTWAHIKKQ from the coding sequence ATGAAGCAGATGTGTCTGTTTTTCATTTTAGCACTTATGGTATTCAGTGCCAACAGTTACGCCGAGCTTGAAGATGGTCTCGTTTCTGTCTGGAACTTTGACGACGGGTCAGCGAACGATTCTATTGGAAGCAACGATGGCGAATTCATGAACGGTGCCAGCACTGCAGACGGTCGTCACGGGATGGCACTCAACCTTGACAATCCCGAGAATCCCGCGACCGGTGAAAACACCGGACAATATGTCGAAATCCCTTCCGCTGCAAGCCTTGAAAAAGAAGATGGGGTTTTCTCTGTCTCCTTGTGGGTTAACGTCAGGGAAGGCGGCGGCAGAGACCACGCAGGAATGTTCTTCAAAGGCGACAAGGTCGGTTGGGGTGACCACTTCATGGTGCGAATGTGCACCACGAGTGACACCAACATGACCTGGGGCAGTTGCTGGGAAGGCAGTGAAGGTTGGTTCGCCACCAACGATGTTTACGCAGTAGACGAATGGGTGCACGTCGCTTACGTTGTTAATGGTACAGAAGCCACAGCGTATGTGACCTCATCTGTCACCGATGGTACTGTGGTTCCCCCCAGTGGACAGTCCAATCCAAGGTCAATTGAGACACCGCTTCGGACGTTCCCGGAGCGTCCGGTTGAAATCGGTGTCGGACGGCAAGTCGGTGGCAATGCAGGCAACGACTTCTGGCTTGATGGTATGATTGACGAGGTCTACTTTTGGGAACGTGCGCTTAGCGAAGACGAAGTCAAGGAACTCGCTGATGGTGCGACTGTTGGTGCGACTGTCGATGTGGAAGCACAAGGAAAACTCGCTACTACATGGGCGCATATCAAGAAACAGTAA